The window ACTACTTAATACTGAACTTACTTGCCATGCCCGGATTCATGATCatatagaaaatacaaataaagcaCAAGTAACTTAAAAGACATGGAAGACACACAGTTCCATTAGGAGTCATATGCACACTCAGTCCTAAATTAATTTGTAAAGCAGGTAGTGCAAGAGCTAAGGAATGATACCTCCTAATGGAAGACATACAGTTCCATTAGGAGTCATATGCTCACTTGGTCCTAAATTAGTTTGTAAAGCAGGCAGTGCAAGAGCTAAGGAACAATACCTCCACCCATAAGCATAATCCGGTAGAGAATATGCCAGTATATAGAGCAGGCATCCATGGAAATGCGACAATCCAATCCCATAGTTTTGTCCATGTCCATGTTGATTGGTCAAAGCCATTAACACCATCAAACCATCCTCCAATTAAAACCCAGATTGTGGATAACAGAGCAACAACACACACCTACACGAAACCATAGAATTTTTTCATATGCATAAATTGAAAATCTGCATCATCAAAAGAGGCATGTATAAGTGCATTTGAGGAGGAAGTACATTCAGGACAAGGAAACAAACCTCATATCCAAGAAGTGGTAGGAAGTTCTCTTTCTTTGTGCTTCTTGATATATGTTCAGTTCGAAGCATGtgaattccaaaaaatattgcACTTAAAAAGTTCAAAAGATCTCCAACCTGAAAATATTGGGACTTTACgaaattaagataaaattatCGCATAGCAAACAATCTGGTGCAAAtcattgtttgatttttttggcGTAAGATGATTCTTCTTTTAATGGTATCAAAAGTTACAATACAATCAACAAGATATTCTGATAAGGAATTATGCAGTTCTTACACTTGGAGGAGATCCACTACATTCCAGCATAGCAACCCCAAGAGCAGACATGAGAACTCCAAACCAGGTACGGGCAGGAATATAGGCTCCTAATATGCCATCAAGCAAAGGAACCACTATAACCTGTTCAAATTAGCAGGAAATTGTTAAAACTTTACTGttctgcttctttctgagaTTAATTTTTTCACTTGACAAACCAGGAGTCTCAGTCATGTTAGATAGGAAACGTCTTATTGTGATGGTAAAACAAAGCAATGCATGGAGATTTGATTGAGAAAAgctattttaaatatatatcccccccccaacaaaaaaaattcttttggaGAACTTATTGGCAACGAAGTATCAAATCTTCTGTGCCATCACTGAGAATCATGGAAATTTTCTGAAAACAAGtcatgaaatctaatttttctttgtgaTAATTGCATATCTAAGGATTACAGGGGAAAAGAAATGTGCAAGGAGTTTGAGCTTACCGTAAACAATGAAATGAATGATGCACGCCCAGCATCAGCTGTAAGTAGACCAATTGCCTCAATAAGGTACCCTAAACTAACCCACAATCCCAGCTCCATCCCTGCATTGCGGGTTTTAATATCATCTCGAGCGCGAAAGACAAATGGCAAAAATGGGATGGCTGAGACAACAAATCGCACTGCAGAGAAGGTCGCTGGGTCCATACTCATTTCAACACCTTTCACAATCGGAATGTCACTTGCTGCAGTTTGAAACCAACATAATCCTTAATGAGTCATGATATAAATTTAGGATGTTTGAAACATGAAGTTATTGATTTACCAAGAAGTGAAAATATGAGTCCTTAATTATGTCACCCACTACCAAAAATAGCAAATAGTATTCTTGATAAAGGCATTTAAGTTGATCTTTTGGGAATAATTTAGTGACTGATACTTCAAACTTTCTGTTGTCTAAGTAATACTAATTGTTCTGTCCAAACCCTGTGAGGTCCTCACACAGTTTGCACTAAGGTGTTAATATGTGATTGAGTGCACATTATTGCTTGGCTTTCCTCTAGATAGTCAATTGTGATCCTTACAGCAAGAACCCCAAGTGCAAATGAATTTGTGCAAGAACAATTACATATGATAGGAGGCAATTGtctacataaaataaaatcaacaatcTACATAAATTTTGTCTTCAAAAACCAATATTTTAAAACATGAAAGCAATTTAAAgccaaagaaagagagagagagggggggggggggataataATTGGTAGAGCAGATTAATAACAAGATTAGGTGTTATGTTTTCAATAAAAGAGAACGATCATACCACAAAATTTAAGACTTAACCACCAAATGAAGTTATTTATCACATTTTCTTTAGAACAGATATGATCTTCAAATGCACTAATCAATTTACTGGCAGCAAATATACTAATTTGGAAATCTCTTAGcagatgattattattatttttttaaattactttttttttaccagaaACATACCGTACAAAACATGTAGCTCAAGACATTGACATCCATTACTGAGCTTTTAAGTTAGGAAGCACAAATATAGGTACGGTAGGATAAGGCCACACTagcaatttctaaaaattataacatgacatGACAAGTATGGCACTCTAAACGAAGTGTCTGTACTTCCTAACTTTTAAGGTTGCTATGTTAGCATACTCTTACAATCACCAAAACTGCATTAAGCTTCATCCCAGCATAGATACAAAGATTACCCACTATTGAATTTTCATAGGATGTGACATTACTTTCCTCTTTAATTTTACCAAAACTATATGAATGATCATAAATACAAATCAAATTACGTAAAGAAAAGATGATAAATTACCCATACTCCTAATAAGAAatcatgaatttaatcacttaaccaaaTTCTAACACTTTCCTTACATGTAGGTCCAAAGTCCCCTTAGCACAATAGttcaatttttaactttttaaataggAGGTAGTAGTGTGAACTCATGTTCAAACTTGAACTAActaataaattatcaattgtttGAAAAGGTAATGGAAGCGGTGAAATTAATAACTTAACCAATTTTCTAACAAAAGATACACACTGCTGATTAAATTATGTATGAATATGAAGAAGGAAATAGAAGTTGAATACCATAGACGACAGTAATGACGTTGAGCAAGATAATACTCCTCATCTTCttggaagaaaaccaaaattttcgCCACAAAGGCCGCTTCTTTGCAATCACTTTCAATCCCCTGTTCAAAGAATTGTGAGCCTTAGCTTTGTTTATCTTCTGCTCAAATATATTGGAACCATCAGTATGTACAATAGAGAAAGTGACATCATGGGTCCTTTCATTCTCTGGAGATTTCTGGTTTCTTATATATCTGGGAGTAGCTGCATAATAATAAGTTGAACAAGAACAAGAGgatgttgaagaagaagaagaagaagattgtgTTAGTGATGAGGAGGAGTCAGACGAGTAAGCAGTGAAACGAAGTGGTTTGGTGGAGAAGGAGGAGTTACTGTTATTGAAGTAGCATGAGATTTTGGAAGCAGGGTAGTCatatgttgtttttgttttccatattGTTGTTGATGAGGAGCAAGCCATGATCACAATAGTAATGGGCATTGGGCAGAGAGACCTGGCACTCAAAAGACTGGGAGTGGAATTTGGGACTAAGGATGGAAGTGTAAGAAGACAAATAGGGAGTCCACAACGTGTGGCGCATGGGATTTTCGTTGAACCTGTGGTTCGATCAATAttgtcttttcatttttgggtGCTGACGCTGTGTGTGAACCGTAGGAGTTACAAAACGTTCTCCACATGTTGCAAAATGTGAACCACCGTGAGGATTGGGGAGGACAGTGagttccaatatatatatatatatatatatatatgtatatattttcatttatttattttaatcaaacaAGTGatacatatcatttttttttattccattttgggtTTCACCAATTACGGGGTGCCAAAAAATTTGTATTCCATTTTTCTAGTAATTATTACCATGATAAGAGGAGCTTGATTTATTGCAATGTTCCtcttattatttctcttttcgAGAAATGTTACgtttatagtaatatttttacaacaaatcacaggtagttagttgttattggtttaaatttgaatctaagactaagattacttttttaccccaacAATAATAACTAGTAACAACCTTCCACTTAGGAtctgttgtaaaaatattgtgaaaatgttgtggacatatcatttttcttttcgagagaaaataatcatttttatctCCTATCATGTCATATGCAATATAAAAGAATTTGGGTCTTTATAAATTGTGATTAGTGACTATCTtctatttgtgataatttttcTTACCTCAAGTGATTACTTGtttcttctataaaaaataaaaagaaaaaaaagaaaagaaaaaagtgactACTAGAGTAAAATACACATTTCCTCTAAACTTTGAAGTAGTTCAAATCAAaccctaaatttaaaaaaaattcaattattatcATGAATCTTTTAAATGGTTTCAATTCACACCAAATTGGTTCTTATTGTTATGTTTGTATTATGTTATTTAACTTAAATATTAGGCTAAAATTTACTTTACACCCTCCTAGTTTGGGGTAACTTTTAAATTGATCCCTTGACTTTCAAAATTTGCAAGTTACACCATTGACTATTACATCTTGCTATTAACTCACCAAAAAATGATGCTGTTTTAGATAGAAAATTGATATCATAGTAACATTTGAGGGTGTAAATAACGTTTGTTAAAAGTAAAGgaaataaattgcaaatttgGAGGCCTATGGATCAATTTAGAACTGTCCCTAAACTTAGGGTAAAGTGTATTCTAGCCTAAATATTATGGAGAGAACATAATGCAATATAATTCTCCATTGAAAATCAGTTGTACTCTTAAGGTTGCCATCTCTTGATATGAAACACAGTCTTGCTACAAGTTTATGTAGTGAAAAACGTTTTGAATTTGTCTGGGTCGGTGCCCTTCACATCTCTTCAGCTTGAATTGATGTGCATGCTTAAATGTAGGCACTATCTGAAGCTTCTTGGAAGAGTAGTCATGGCAAAATAATGAGTCGAATACAAACATCATTTACTTTTGAAGATTTCTTTGGGGGTCCAGAGTGACAATGGCGTCTGGAGAAGAATGCTTGGGACACGCACGTATTATATGACATAAGGTTTATAATTGAAGAGTCAAAGGGACTAATACCAAGTAGCAAAGACTTGGTACATATACATCACATTAGATATACAGCCAGAGAAAGGCAATTTGATAGGAGGGGCTTATAAAGtacatagaaaaacaaaaatcactagGGGGGCCAAAACAGTGCATACAAATGGACTAGTTTTTGCTTGCACTTTATAGCCACAGATAATAGTTATAAGACATAAACTTATTGAAGTACTACTTGTATCATCCCAAACAGCAACTTGGGTGAACAACTTCAGTTCTCAGTGCCCACATCATCATCAACTTCgtattcatcatcctcatcaaTTGTTGCATCCTGGTACTGCTGATACTCTGCGACAAGATCATTCATATTACTCTCTGCTTCGGTGAATTCCATCTCATCCATTCCTTCTCCAGTGTACCAATGCAAGAAAGCCTTCCTCCTAAACATGGCTGTGAACTGCTCACTCACTCTACTGAACATCTCCTGTATAGAGGTTGAATTCCCAATGAAAGTTGAAGCCATGGCAAGCCCTCTTGGTGGGATGTCACAAACACTAGACTTCACATTGTTGGGAATCCATTCGACGAAGTAGGAAGAGTTTTTGTTCTGCACATTCAACACCTGTTCATCAACTTCTCTGGTGCTCATTTTGCCTCTGAACAAGGCTGATGCTGTGAGGTATCGGCCATGTCTTGGATCAGCTGCGCACATCATATTCTTGGCATCCCACATTTGCTGTGTCAGTTCGGGGACAGTAAGCGACTGGTACTGCTGTGATCCTCGAGAGGTCAGAGGCGCAAAACCAACCATGAAGAAGTGCAGACGTGGGAATGGGATCAAGTTCACCGCTAACTTCCGGAGGTCTGAGTTCAATTGACCCGGGAATCGCAAACAACAAGTCACTCCACTCATGGTTCCTGAAATTAGATGATTCAAGTCCCCGACtgccacaaaaataaaaaacaaggaaaatacTTAagttactacaaattttactataaaggcttacaaattgatgtgccAATAAATGTAATTGGTGTCACTTCAAGAAATAACAACAAAgcatattaattattgttttataaTTGGTTAGTTTGTAAGGCTTATGATGTACTAAATGATGATGTTTAAATGTTAATGAGTGGTTGGaatgatcaaaacaataattAGCAAGCCTTGTGCCAACTATTTGGATTCTGCATAAGCATAACTATAAGTCAAGTTTAGATCATGTTGAAATTCTTTAAAAGAACCGAATATATTTGAAATCTCAAAAGTCTACATTGCTATATGAAGTTTACTTACAGTTTGGGGTTGTGAGTTTAAGAGTCCGAAGGCAGATATCATAGAGTGCTTCATTGTCAAGAACCATACATTCATCAGCATTCTCTACAAGCTGATGTACAGAAAGTGTGGCATTGTATGGCTCCACAACAGTGTCTGACACTTTAGGAGATGGAAAGACAGAGAATGTGAGCATCATT of the Quercus robur chromosome 10, dhQueRobu3.1, whole genome shotgun sequence genome contains:
- the LOC126702420 gene encoding tubulin beta chain-like → MREILHIQGGQCGNQIGSKFWEVVCDEHGIDQSGQYIGNSELQLERVNVYFNEASGGRYVPRAVLMDLEPGTMDSIRSGPYGLIFRPDNFVFGQSGAGNNWAKGHYTEGAELIDSVLDVVRKEAENCDCLQGFQVCHSLGGGTGSGMGTLLISKIREEYPDRMMLTFSVFPSPKVSDTVVEPYNATLSVHQLVENADECMVLDNEALYDICLRTLKLTTPNFGDLNHLISGTMSGVTCCLRFPGQLNSDLRKLAVNLIPFPRLHFFMVGFAPLTSRGSQQYQSLTVPELTQQMWDAKNMMCAADPRHGRYLTASALFRGKMSTREVDEQVLNVQNKNSSYFVEWIPNNVKSSVCDIPPRGLAMASTFIGNSTSIQEMFSRVSEQFTAMFRRKAFLHWYTGEGMDEMEFTEAESNMNDLVAEYQQYQDATIDEDDEYEVDDDVGTEN
- the LOC126702419 gene encoding uncharacterized protein LOC126702419 produces the protein MPITIVIMACSSSTTIWKTKTTYDYPASKISCYFNNSNSSFSTKPLRFTAYSSDSSSSLTQSSSSSSSTSSCSCSTYYYAATPRYIRNQKSPENERTHDVTFSIVHTDGSNIFEQKINKAKAHNSLNRGLKVIAKKRPLWRKFWFSSKKMRSIILLNVITVVYASDIPIVKGVEMSMDPATFSAVRFVVSAIPFLPFVFRARDDIKTRNAGMELGLWVSLGYLIEAIGLLTADAGRASFISLFTVIVVPLLDGILGAYIPARTWFGVLMSALGVAMLECSGSPPSVGDLLNFLSAIFFGIHMLRTEHISRSTKKENFLPLLGYEVCVVALLSTIWVLIGGWFDGVNGFDQSTWTWTKLWDWIVAFPWMPALYTGIFSTGLCLWVEMAAMRDVSATETAIIYGLEPLWGAGFAWFLLGERWGMSGWIGAALVLGGSLMVQMFGSLPINKPIEVEEANQKGNLLLVPEKQKVQSALSTSPVVVRTKKDVIDLL